The Halobacteriovorax sp. DA5 genome includes the window TATTGGGTTATAGATATTTGGTTATTGTCGAATACATTCGCTTTTAAAAAGAAACATGTTGAATATCGAGAGCAGAAAGATTTGTTAAAAACTGTATTTTTCAATTGGGATGCGATTTATTATAATTATAATAAAAAAGAACTTGTGTATTCAAAAGACTATTTTGAAAGTTTAAGGATGTTAAAGCTTTCTATTGTAAATCCTATAAATCATAATCCAGTCGGTGCATTTCGTCGATTAACTCGATTTGCCAGTAAAATAAATTTTGAAATAGATGTTTCTGTTGTCTCGTATTTTTCGGATTTACCTTTGGAGTCTGAGTTGTTAAATAACAAAGATAGAGAACTGCTGTCTAAAATAAAAAAACATTTTTTAACTTCTTCTTTGTTTCCAATCTTTTTGTGTAAAGAAGTTCAAACTAATCTCTTCAAGTAGCGTACAGTTTGGTTATATAAATAAAAAACTAAAAAGTATATTCCAGTTCTGATGTATAGTTGCAAAACTAAAGATACTGATTCCTAATAGATATAATGAAAACGTGATAAGAATTGGTTTGAAGTCCTTCCACATTCTTTTTAAAGAAGCTACAATAATATTGTCTTCACTTTTTTCAATGGCTGAGTTAAGTGGGAGTATTTCTGACTCAATAATCTTGTATGGGGATTTGTTGGAGTAAAGTATCTGATTTGCAAAGTTGTTTATAGCAGAGGAAAACTCTTCATTCTCTATGTTTTTTTCTTTTGCGATTGTTTCTAATAAGTCAGTACCAATTCTGGTGTCTTTTAAATTTTCAATACAACTATTTGTTAGTGACTCTGTTGAACAACCTTTTTTTTCATATTCTTCTATCAGTTTAAAAAAACTTTTGGTTGCTTTCTCTATTGGATTTATAATTGTATTTATGGCACGACTCGGTAAATTAAAGAACCATTGCAGTATGAATGCTGCTGTAAAGAAAATAATTGACCAAAGTAAAGCTCCCTTACCACAGAGTGTTATCAGATTTTCAGTATTAAGTAAGAAAATCCCAAGGCTTCCTGAGTATAAAAATTTTAACTGTTCCTGAATCTTTTTTATATTTGAATTGTAAGAGATACTAATATCATTTTTAAATTCAAGTTGAATTAAGTTAAGCTTTTGCTTGAATGACTCTATATTTTGCTCCATTCGTTCCAACCTATTCATTATGAGATATTATCTCACCCATTTTATTACTTAGTTTTCCTAATTATCTAAATTACAGAGCTTAATGTTTTGGAATTTGATCACTTTTATATAATTTAATAATTAGAAATAGTGGTATATTATTAGTTTTGTAAATATTGTGTAGCCGAGAAGTATCCCGGCTACAAATTAGTCTTTATAATATATTTATATTTTAGTTACTTAACTTTAAAACCTGCAAGTGCAGCAAATGCATTATTCTTTAAAGGTGCATCGTTTTGCTTTGGCATCTTTGGTTGTCCACCACCACGAGGTTTACTCTGGCGAGGTCCACCTGAAGGGCGCTCATAAGTTTTTGCTTCTTCTGCACCATCTGATTTTAGAGATAGGGCGATACGCTTTCTATCCATATCAACGTCAAGAACAACTGCTGAAACTTCTTGTCCTACTTTAAGTACTTCAAGTGCATTATCAACAAAGTGATCGGCCATTTGAGAGACGTGAACTAAACCATTCTCTTTAATTCCGATATCAACGAAGGCACCAAATTGAGTGATGTTTTTAACGATACCAGGGTAGCGCTCACCAATTTTTACATCCTTAAGCTCACGAACATCTTTTCTAAATTCAGTTGTTTTAAATTCTGTACGTGGATCCTGTGACGGGGCCGTTAGTGATTTGTAGATATCATTAACTGTGAACTCACCAAGCTCAGAAATTAGATCCTTATCTGATTTAAGTTGGTTTGCTACAGCGTTATCTGTTGTTAACTGCTCTAGAGTGTAACCTTTTGACTGTGCCCAGTTTTCTAACATTTCATAGTTTTCTGGGTGGATGAATGTTGCATCTAGTGGGTTTTTTCCGTTGTAAACGCGAAGGAATCCCGCTGCTTGTTGGAAAACCTTATCTGTAAAACGAGAAACTTTTAGGATCTCACTTCTGTCACCAAAAAGTCCGTTCTTATCTCTGTGCTTAACAATATTTCCTGCAACAGTTGGCCCAATACCTGAGATGAATGAAAGTAGAGGAGCTGAAGCAGTGTTGATGTCAACACCAACAAAGTTAACACAACTTTCAACTACACCATCTAGAGATTTTTTAAGTCTGATTTGGTTTACATCGTGTTGGTACTGACCAACACCAATTGATTTTGGGTCTATTTTTACAAGTTCAGCAAGTGGGTCTTGGAAACGACGTCCGATAGAAATCGCACCTCTTACAGTTGCATCTTTATCTGGGAACTCTTTCTTAGCAATAGCAGAAGCTGAGTAAATTGAAGCTCCATCTTCTGAAATCATTGTTGCTTTAACTCGACCATCTTTAACAGCAGTTACATTGTCTTCAACGAATTGTAGAGTCTCACGCCCGAAAGTCCCACTTCCGATTGCAATATATTCAACATTGAATTGCTCGATCATTGCATTAAGAATTGTCGCTGACTCACGAACCTGATTTCTTGGCGGGTGAGGATAAACAACAGTATCAACAACAAACTTACCAGTATTATCAACAACAACAGTTTTACAACCTGTCACAACACCTGGATCAAGTGCAAGAACTGTCTTAGGCCCTAAGTATGGCTGAAGAAGTAGGTTTTTAAGGTTCACACCAAATACGTCAATTGCTGACTCATCAGAAAGCTTCTTAAGCTCACCTTTGATTTCTAAATCAAGTGAAGAGTGAATATAGTTTTTGTAGGCCTTTGAAGCGCAATCAACAAGTGCCTTGTAGCTCGTTACTGTTGTATCAGCAAAATGCTTCGAAAGAATCATGTTAGTTGCGTATTCTTCGTCAAATACGATTTCTACTTTCAGGATTTTCTCTGTTTGTGCACGTCGAATTGCTAGGAATCTGTGGGCCGCTTTTGGATCACGAAGATCCGCTACTTTTTGTTCATACTCAAAATAGTCTTTGTATTTTTGCCAGTCTTTGATTTCCTCATAACCTTTTCTTGGTGATGACTTAATCATTGCCTGTGCCCAGTAATCATTTCGAAGAGTCTCTTTCAGCTCTGTATCGTGTGCGATTTCCTCAATGATGATATCGCATGCTCCTTTTAATACATCTTCAAAAGTTGCAACTTTCTTATCTTTATTAATGAATTTTAAGGCCTCTTTTGCAAGCTCTGGCATAGGAAGCTTCGAAGTCTTCATTAAGATTGCAAATGGCTCAAGCCCAGCTTCTTTAGCAATTTGTGCTTTTGTTTTTCTCTTTGACTTAAATGGCGCGTAGATATCTTCAAGTTGGTTGATATTTGTCGCTGCTTTAATCTTCTTTTCAATCTCAGGTGTCATCATCTCTTGTTTTGTGATGGCCTCAAGGATAAAAGCACGGCGTTTTTCACGCTCAATATATTCGTCGTATTTTTCTTGGATTAGACGGATTTGTTCTTCATCTAAACCACCTGTTTTATCTTTACGGTAACGTGTGATGAATGGGACAGTACAGTCTTCAACAAGTAACATGGCAAGTACGGCCATGATTTGTTTCGCTGTGATATCTGTGTTGTCTACACAAAATAGGACGGCATTTTGATCGATGATATCCATTGGGTTTTTTGCTGCTTTTTCTGTCGTCTCTGACATAATTCATACTCCATTAACTAAATTTGAATTAAAATTGTATAGTTATTGAATTTGGAATGACAATGGAAAACTTGAGTAAATTCGACTGGTTAACTTAAAAATATTGATGTAAGAAGTTATTATGACAAATGAATTCGATTATTTAGTAGTTGGTGATGGCATTGCTGGCCGCGCCATTTTATATTTCTTAACAAAAAAATATCCAACGGCAAGCATCGCTCAAGTATATGATGACGAGGCGTTTCCAGCTTGTTCGAGACGCACGACAAGCGTTGTATCATTCGGATTATTTGAAGAAGGGATTTCGAAGCTTGGAAATATTCTCTTTCATGCTCATGAATTCTTAAAAGACTTCGTTGAAATAAATAGGCCATCTGGAGTTTATAGCTGTAAACAATTCTATCTTCCTCCAAATATTAAAGAGGATCCTCTAAAGTTTAAGCAATTTGAGGCCCGTTATGGTGCAGACTTTATTGAGTTTAAGAATCAGCAGACTGTTGCTAAAGATGCATATGTTATCAATCCTGATGAATTCCTTAATTTCTTTAAAACTGATGTCGAACAAATTAGGGCAAGAGTTAGTGGCGTTAATAAAGGCGAGCTCAAGACTAATATTGGAAGCTTCAATGCTCAAAAAATTATTTTAGCAACAAGTGCCTACACGTCATTAATCTTTAAAGATAAGAGTTTACCAGAGGGGAAGCCTGTTAAAGGCACTTACTTTACTTGGGATATCGATTTAAACGAAGAATCCTTTGTGATTTCTCGTGGTCACTTTAATCTTATTTATCGTGCTCAGGATAATCTTCTACTATTTGGTGCAAATTCAATTGAGGGGCTTTCTCATCTTCATTCTCCTAAAGAAGTGTATGAGAAACTAGAAATCTTTCAAGGCTTATTTCCTGAATTTAAAAATCTTGAAAAACCAATGATTCACACAGGAATTCGTCATAAAGGTAAGAGACGCACACCTTTTTGTGGTGAGGTTTGTGAAGGTGTCTACGCTCTAAACGCTCTATATAAGAACGGTTGGAGCGCTGGAGTTTCTCTAGCAAAAGAATTAGTGGATAGGCTCTAAGTTTTCTGAACGGTTTGCTCTAATTTCTTCTAGAACATAATCCCACATCTGTGCTCTAAGTTTAAGTGAATCAAGAGCTACTTGCGTTGCTTGTTCTTCTTTTTCAGCAGTGTCACAAAGCTGTGAAAGAAGTTTTCCCGCAAGGTCTCCATGCTCGTCACCATCAAGTTCAATGTGACGAACTAGGTAGTGCTTAAAATATGGGGCATCGATATTCTTCTCTTCTAAAACATTCACAAATGGTTGAAACAGATCAGGGATCAGATTTTCTCTTCCATAAAAGAATGCTGAAGCAACTGCACTCGGGTGTGCATTTGTTACTAAGTTTAGATTAAAGGCCGTAAATTTAGCGATCTCTTGTGGTAGTTCTTCAAAAGAGAAGTCATTGAAGAAGTTTTCAATTGGCGTTGTATCAGCACCAACTTCCTTCATCGCATTTAAATACATTGTGAAGTGATCAATATGGCCACCGTTTAGATCTTCATCACTTTCTTCACCTAAAACAATCTCGTTAATGAAACGAACGCACTCTTTGTCATACTTTGAAGGCATCCATGGCGTTGACACACATGTCACTTCACGTTGAAGGCCTTTTAATAGAGACATGAAATCCCATACTGCAAAGACGTGCCACTTCATAAGAATTTTCACATCATCAATATCGTTGATATTTGAATAAAGTGGGTGAGCGCATAGCTCGTTGTGGGCGTTTTGAATTGCTATATTGACCGTTTTCATATGCGGCCAATATAGCGTAATTTACTTAACTCTTAAAGTGCGAATTAACCCTTTAGCTTTAGTTGTGAAATAAGTGGTGGAAATCAGGCCTACTTAATGAGCGGCGTCTTCTTGGGCCATTGCGTCGACCACCTTGCATTTGAAGCTTTTGATTATACTTCTTGTCTTCAATATATTTTGTGTACTTGTCTAAGTCTTCTTTTCGGTAACTCTCAAGTTCTTGAAACATTTCATTAAAAGAGAGGATTCCTCCTGCTTCTTTCTCCGCCTTTGCAATCCTTTCGTAGAGCTTCTCACCAACTTGGTCTAGAACAACAAAGAGATCAATCTGTTTTGAACCTAGATTGAGTGGAAATTTCTCTTCTAAGTTTACACCTGCTACAAATTTAATAATACCGCGACTGATAACTGAACGACGTGCAAGCCAAGCAAAATCATTACCTAGTTTTGTTCCAAAGCTAGGATCAAATTCATATCTTTCCTTTTCCATCCATTCAAAAATCTTTGAAAGAATCGCGTCTTTGTAACGTGTATCCTTAAGTTTATCTGGGTTTCTCCATTCGGCAACGAGATCAAAGCGTGAATCAAATTGAATTTCGCCAGGGCCGAATGTTTTAAACTTTGCGATATTTTCACTTGTCACTTGGAGACCAAAGTCTTGTAGAAATGAAAGTAGGGCCGGGTTAAAGCTCGTTTTAAACTCTGGGATATCCATAGCTGTTCCAGAAAGTTTTTCACTGGCAACTTTGTAACCATGATAAATAACTTCAGAGCAAAAGATTTGCGAGTCATCGTTATAGTCCATGGCAAAGTCGTATGGGATATTTTTATCGTTTTTTTTAGTAAATTTAGAGAAACGCTCATGCATCTCTTTGGCCGCTAAATGCGCTAATTTAGCGTCTTTGTGACGAAAGACAACAGTTCTAGAATTTGCCTGATCAAGGTGTACTTGAAAGGGAGCAACAACGTTACCCACTTCGATATGGGCCTCTGACGTGAAAAGCTCGCCTGTCTTCTTGTCTTTATATACTAATGTTAAGTGTGAAAATTGATGGTCATCATCGCCGATTCGAGCAATAGCGGCACTTGAGTAGGCATTCCCGCGTGATAGAATAATATCTCCTGATTTGAGATCTCTCGGGCCAGAGAAGCTATATTCTGGATTAACCATAAAGTGAATAGGAGAGTCGCCATCAAAATTTAATGTGTTAAATTGGCGCGGTACTTTTCCCTTAGGCCTTGAGGCATAGTAGGACTCGATAAAGTAGTCCTCGAGATAGCGTAGGGCCCTAAAAATATCTTTTACACCCTTAAGACATTGCTTTTCATCTTGATCAAGTTCCTTAGTACTATTGAGATCTTTTAATTTCTCCTTGAGATCAAGGCGAATATTAAAGGATGCATTCACGAAATCTTGCATTTGATACTGCGAGAATTCAGAAAAATCGATATCTGTTGATTTAATGGAAAAGAGGCGATTGTAGTAATGTTGAGTCTTTTTCGCACATTCTGCAGGAGATTTTACGCCCTTGGATACCTGTTCGTGCATCTCGTGCATGAGGGATTCAAACTTTGAGCTCTTTAATGAACTTGGCATTCGATAAGACTTCTGATTACAAGATACTAGCAAGGTAGAGACGATAATGGCTCCGGCGATCCCTGTAAGTTTCTGATTTTTCATTGTTTTCCCCCACA containing:
- a CDS encoding Tex family protein, which codes for MSETTEKAAKNPMDIIDQNAVLFCVDNTDITAKQIMAVLAMLLVEDCTVPFITRYRKDKTGGLDEEQIRLIQEKYDEYIEREKRRAFILEAITKQEMMTPEIEKKIKAATNINQLEDIYAPFKSKRKTKAQIAKEAGLEPFAILMKTSKLPMPELAKEALKFINKDKKVATFEDVLKGACDIIIEEIAHDTELKETLRNDYWAQAMIKSSPRKGYEEIKDWQKYKDYFEYEQKVADLRDPKAAHRFLAIRRAQTEKILKVEIVFDEEYATNMILSKHFADTTVTSYKALVDCASKAYKNYIHSSLDLEIKGELKKLSDESAIDVFGVNLKNLLLQPYLGPKTVLALDPGVVTGCKTVVVDNTGKFVVDTVVYPHPPRNQVRESATILNAMIEQFNVEYIAIGSGTFGRETLQFVEDNVTAVKDGRVKATMISEDGASIYSASAIAKKEFPDKDATVRGAISIGRRFQDPLAELVKIDPKSIGVGQYQHDVNQIRLKKSLDGVVESCVNFVGVDINTASAPLLSFISGIGPTVAGNIVKHRDKNGLFGDRSEILKVSRFTDKVFQQAAGFLRVYNGKNPLDATFIHPENYEMLENWAQSKGYTLEQLTTDNAVANQLKSDKDLISELGEFTVNDIYKSLTAPSQDPRTEFKTTEFRKDVRELKDVKIGERYPGIVKNITQFGAFVDIGIKENGLVHVSQMADHFVDNALEVLKVGQEVSAVVLDVDMDRKRIALSLKSDGAEEAKTYERPSGGPRQSKPRGGGQPKMPKQNDAPLKNNAFAALAGFKVK
- a CDS encoding FAD-dependent oxidoreductase, giving the protein MTNEFDYLVVGDGIAGRAILYFLTKKYPTASIAQVYDDEAFPACSRRTTSVVSFGLFEEGISKLGNILFHAHEFLKDFVEINRPSGVYSCKQFYLPPNIKEDPLKFKQFEARYGADFIEFKNQQTVAKDAYVINPDEFLNFFKTDVEQIRARVSGVNKGELKTNIGSFNAQKIILATSAYTSLIFKDKSLPEGKPVKGTYFTWDIDLNEESFVISRGHFNLIYRAQDNLLLFGANSIEGLSHLHSPKEVYEKLEIFQGLFPEFKNLEKPMIHTGIRHKGKRRTPFCGEVCEGVYALNALYKNGWSAGVSLAKELVDRL
- a CDS encoding DUF3050 domain-containing protein; amino-acid sequence: MKTVNIAIQNAHNELCAHPLYSNINDIDDVKILMKWHVFAVWDFMSLLKGLQREVTCVSTPWMPSKYDKECVRFINEIVLGEESDEDLNGGHIDHFTMYLNAMKEVGADTTPIENFFNDFSFEELPQEIAKFTAFNLNLVTNAHPSAVASAFFYGRENLIPDLFQPFVNVLEEKNIDAPYFKHYLVRHIELDGDEHGDLAGKLLSQLCDTAEKEEQATQVALDSLKLRAQMWDYVLEEIRANRSENLEPIH
- a CDS encoding YiiX/YebB-like N1pC/P60 family cysteine hydrolase encodes the protein MKNQKLTGIAGAIIVSTLLVSCNQKSYRMPSSLKSSKFESLMHEMHEQVSKGVKSPAECAKKTQHYYNRLFSIKSTDIDFSEFSQYQMQDFVNASFNIRLDLKEKLKDLNSTKELDQDEKQCLKGVKDIFRALRYLEDYFIESYYASRPKGKVPRQFNTLNFDGDSPIHFMVNPEYSFSGPRDLKSGDIILSRGNAYSSAAIARIGDDDHQFSHLTLVYKDKKTGELFTSEAHIEVGNVVAPFQVHLDQANSRTVVFRHKDAKLAHLAAKEMHERFSKFTKKNDKNIPYDFAMDYNDDSQIFCSEVIYHGYKVASEKLSGTAMDIPEFKTSFNPALLSFLQDFGLQVTSENIAKFKTFGPGEIQFDSRFDLVAEWRNPDKLKDTRYKDAILSKIFEWMEKERYEFDPSFGTKLGNDFAWLARRSVISRGIIKFVAGVNLEEKFPLNLGSKQIDLFVVLDQVGEKLYERIAKAEKEAGGILSFNEMFQELESYRKEDLDKYTKYIEDKKYNQKLQMQGGRRNGPRRRRSLSRPDFHHLFHN